A genome region from Eurosta solidaginis isolate ZX-2024a chromosome 2, ASM4086904v1, whole genome shotgun sequence includes the following:
- the LOC137242524 gene encoding serine protease grass-like: MTFVIGNCRARLYKYIKMIRHGCEYLLFLTAIILMLTLNSCATAVTCRTPFGALGDAQALQDCKPMSDFITRYGLNLTQDQRHFLKESFVSYPLRIICCDIDFDPVRAFSSVGAEILRIQAYFCGDNTRKRISFGSESTFLAHPWSVLLIYNSDRKFQCGGTLITNRYVLTAAHCVTTNLIGVRLGEHNIDIEIDCELDEMGEEHCLAPALDVSVEKVIRHSMFSTANYDNDIALLRIISGWGATENSSFSNVHREAIIPIITRDNCQLVHRRRDVDTTKLCTRGIKGEDTCKGDSGGPLYVRVEASEGNGDHKFRYMQVGVTSVGYQMCGTKRNIPAIYTNIASFIDWIAYNLEL, encoded by the exons ATGACTTTCGTTATCGGGAACTGTAGAGCAAGGCTTTATAAATACATTAAAATGATTCGACATGGGTGTGAATATTTGTTGTTCTTAACTGCAATAATTTTGATGTTAACTTTAAACAGTTGTGCAACTGCCGTCACCTGTCGAACGCCATTTGGAGCGTTAGGTGATGCGCAAGCGTTACAAGATTGCAAACCAATGAGTGACTTTATTACGCGATATGGATTAAATTTGACACAGGATCAAAGACATTTTCTTAAAGAAAGTTTTGTGAGCTATCCACTT CGTATTATTTGCTGCGATATTGACTTCGATCCCGTTCGCGCATTCAGTTCAGTTGGTGCGGAAATTCTACGTATTCAAGCATACTTTTGTGGAGATAATACACGTAAACGTATATCATTCGGCTCTGAGAGTACTTTTCTTGCACACCCCTGGTCCGTACTACTCATCTATAATAGTGATCGTAAATTTCAATGTGGTGGTACTTTGATTACGAATCGCTACGTCCTTACTGCGGCGCATTGCGTAACAACAAATCT CATTGGTGTCCGCCTGGGCGAACACAATATTGATATAGAGATCGACTGTGAGTTAGATGAAATGGGCGAAGAACATTGCTTGGCTCCGGCACTAGATGTTAGCGTTGAAAAAGTGATCAGGCATTCAATGTTTTCTACAGCTAATTATGATAATGATATAGCATTACTGCGTATTATTTCCGGTTGGGGCGCCACCGAGAACT CATCATTTTCAAATGTACATCGTGAGGCAATAATACCAATTATTACACGAGACAACTGCCAGTTGGTTCACCGTCGTCGCGATGTTGATACCACAAAGCTTTGTACACGTGGAATTAAGGGCGAGGACACATGCAAAGGAGATTCAGGTGGTCCACTTTATGTACGTGTTGAGGCCAGTGAAGGAAATGGTGATCATAAATTTCGGTATATGCAAGTCGGTGTGACATCTGTGGGCTACCAGATGTGTGGCACAAAGCGGAATATACCAgcaatatatacaaatatagcATCGTTCATTGATTGGATTGCGTACAATTTAGAGTTGTGA